Proteins from a single region of Sporosarcina sp. P33:
- a CDS encoding DJ-1/PfpI family protein has protein sequence MSKKVLILGGDAVEALEIFYPYYRCLEEGFDTTIASPTVKKLYTVTHDFIDGMETYVEKPAYGLDSHIAFKDVNPAEYDALIIPGGRAPEYIRLDESLPGIVRHFFEENKPVAAVCHAAQVLSVIPDLMKGREYTAYIACKPDVTATGATYIEKDLHTEGNLVSGHAWPDLPGLMREFMKMVNK, from the coding sequence ATGAGTAAAAAAGTATTGATTCTAGGCGGGGATGCCGTAGAAGCGCTGGAAATATTCTATCCGTATTATCGCTGTTTGGAAGAAGGATTTGACACGACTATTGCATCACCTACTGTGAAAAAATTATATACGGTTACACATGACTTCATTGACGGAATGGAAACGTATGTAGAAAAGCCCGCGTATGGCTTGGATTCGCATATCGCTTTTAAAGATGTCAATCCTGCTGAGTATGATGCGCTCATTATCCCGGGAGGAAGGGCGCCTGAATATATACGCTTGGATGAATCATTACCGGGCATCGTCCGTCATTTCTTTGAAGAGAATAAGCCTGTGGCGGCGGTTTGTCATGCTGCACAAGTATTATCCGTTATTCCTGATCTTATGAAAGGCAGGGAATATACAGCCTATATTGCCTGTAAGCCGGATGTTACAGCAACAGGTGCCACGTATATTGAAAAAGATCTTCATACAGAAGGAAACCTCGTGTCAGGACATGCCTGGCCGGATCTTCCTGGTTTAATGAGGGAATTCATGAAAATGGTCAATAAATAA
- a CDS encoding PadR family transcriptional regulator — MDQEMMKGSIDLILLSLIAQRDLYGYEIVKVLKELSDDTYKMSEGTLYAALKRLEKKGWVQSYWQEGENGRRKYYRLTNEGGVALETKQENWEWMNALVHKSSDGLI; from the coding sequence ATGGATCAGGAAATGATGAAAGGCAGTATAGATTTGATTTTATTGTCGCTGATCGCTCAGCGTGATCTATACGGATATGAAATTGTGAAAGTATTGAAAGAGTTGAGCGATGATACGTATAAGATGAGTGAAGGGACATTATATGCAGCTTTGAAACGGCTGGAGAAAAAGGGGTGGGTTCAATCCTACTGGCAAGAAGGGGAAAACGGACGCAGGAAATATTACCGTCTTACCAATGAAGGCGGCGTGGCGCTGGAAACCAAACAGGAAAACTGGGAATGGATGAATGCCCTTGTCCATAAAAGTTCGGATGGTCTGATATGA
- a CDS encoding permease prefix domain 1-containing protein, protein MIPAFERFISIVVKQTDCNAEEREDLKEELLSHLYCAYEDLQKQGYPEEEAMKMAMENFGDEKEVGKQLQHAMYPYRREMMIGLAGVSLLFIYSTYLLQLFIIGDAEMIWLCLAVLVSASILTLTMHPVAALNRRLMVNGLLIAHILLAIYGSLLAGYVDSPYSSILVWLWIGIILFSIILVYRTTIYDYPSSSQTLQKDAKRIHFVNLTVGLLVMALSLFLLWAFMIFAAEMSASLLLLAIPLVIWAVLYAIQLRLLAAHRKKTAYSVAAFQLLSIVAVIVIWIS, encoded by the coding sequence ATGATTCCGGCATTTGAACGTTTTATTAGTATAGTGGTGAAACAAACAGACTGTAATGCAGAAGAACGGGAAGATTTGAAAGAGGAATTACTCAGTCATTTGTATTGTGCATATGAAGATTTGCAAAAGCAAGGATATCCAGAAGAGGAGGCGATGAAGATGGCCATGGAAAATTTCGGTGATGAAAAGGAAGTCGGCAAGCAACTTCAGCATGCGATGTATCCTTACCGTCGTGAAATGATGATTGGGCTCGCAGGTGTTTCACTGTTATTTATTTACTCTACCTATCTTCTCCAGTTATTTATCATAGGAGATGCAGAAATGATCTGGCTTTGTTTAGCAGTTCTGGTGAGTGCATCGATTCTGACTTTAACAATGCATCCTGTGGCGGCATTAAACCGTCGCCTGATGGTAAACGGATTGCTGATTGCGCACATTCTTTTAGCAATCTATGGAAGTTTGCTTGCCGGATATGTGGATTCACCTTATTCCAGTATATTAGTCTGGTTATGGATTGGCATCATACTATTTTCAATCATTCTGGTGTATCGCACGACTATTTATGACTATCCCTCATCCAGTCAAACGCTTCAAAAAGATGCAAAAAGAATACATTTTGTCAATCTTACTGTTGGTCTTTTGGTAATGGCACTTTCTCTATTTTTACTCTGGGCATTCATGATATTTGCAGCAGAGATGAGCGCGTCATTGCTGCTGTTAGCAATTCCGCTAGTTATATGGGCTGTTCTTTATGCAATACAGCTTCGCTTATTGGCGGCCCATCGCAAGAAGACAGCATACAGTGTAGCAGCTTTTCAGCTTCTGAGCATAGTCGCAGTGATCGTCATCTGGATATCATGA
- the namA gene encoding NADPH dehydrogenase NamA, whose product MTKLFSPYTIRGVEFKNRIAMSPMCMYSSHNQDGKVEDWHKTHYPARAVGQVGLIIVEATAVQPQGRISSEDLGIWSDDHVEGLAELVRLMKQHGARTGIQLAHAGRKATVDGTIYAPSAIAFSEEYKTPAEMSAADIEETIEAFKQAAIRSKKAGFDVIEIHGAHGYLLNEFLTPLCNRREDEYGGSAENRYRILRQVIDAVRSVWEGPLFVRISAEDYREGGMDASQYAEMAVWMKEQGVDLVDVSSGGVVPAAIHAFPGYQVPFADTIRRKANIATGAVGLITSALQAEEILQNDRADIVLLARELLRDPYWPYRAAKELGAEIESAVQYTRGWTY is encoded by the coding sequence ATGACAAAATTATTCAGCCCTTATACAATCCGCGGCGTAGAGTTCAAAAATCGGATCGCGATGTCACCGATGTGTATGTACTCTTCGCATAACCAGGACGGAAAAGTGGAAGACTGGCATAAAACCCATTATCCGGCCCGTGCAGTAGGACAAGTAGGCCTCATCATAGTAGAAGCAACTGCGGTACAGCCCCAAGGCAGGATTTCAAGTGAAGATTTAGGGATCTGGTCAGATGATCATGTGGAAGGATTAGCTGAATTAGTCCGTTTGATGAAGCAGCATGGAGCACGTACAGGCATCCAGCTGGCACATGCAGGAAGAAAAGCCACCGTGGACGGAACGATTTACGCGCCGAGTGCGATTGCTTTCAGTGAAGAATATAAAACACCAGCAGAAATGTCAGCTGCAGATATAGAAGAAACGATCGAAGCGTTCAAGCAGGCGGCCATCCGGTCAAAAAAGGCCGGTTTTGACGTTATTGAAATTCATGGTGCGCACGGCTATCTGCTCAACGAATTCCTGACGCCTTTATGCAATCGCCGGGAAGATGAATATGGGGGATCGGCAGAAAACCGCTACCGTATTTTGCGGCAAGTGATTGACGCGGTCCGTTCTGTCTGGGAAGGCCCGCTATTTGTCAGAATCTCAGCAGAAGACTACCGCGAAGGCGGAATGGATGCTTCACAATATGCTGAAATGGCAGTTTGGATGAAAGAACAGGGTGTCGATTTAGTCGATGTCAGCTCGGGTGGTGTAGTGCCCGCAGCGATTCATGCGTTCCCTGGCTACCAAGTGCCATTTGCAGATACGATACGCCGGAAGGCAAATATTGCGACAGGCGCTGTAGGCTTGATCACTTCCGCACTTCAGGCAGAGGAAATTTTACAAAATGACCGTGCAGATATTGTATTGCTGGCACGGGAATTATTGCGCGATCCGTACTGGCCGTACAGGGCAGCGAAGGAACTTGGTGCCGAAATCGAATCCGCGGTTCAATATACACGCGGCTGGACGTACTGA
- a CDS encoding carboxymuconolactone decarboxylase family protein: MEDYTFTDAVLADYKTGMGAMSEQVPKLMKSFHAFSEVCFEEGEVSQKYKHLIALAVSVYAHSEYCIIYHTKGCIDNGCTVGEVLEAVGVAAALGGGSALSQAVTIVMQTLDELQENPKPIQ, encoded by the coding sequence ATGGAAGATTATACATTTACAGATGCAGTGCTGGCAGATTATAAAACTGGTATGGGTGCGATGAGCGAACAAGTGCCAAAATTAATGAAATCATTCCATGCTTTTTCTGAAGTATGTTTTGAAGAAGGAGAAGTCAGTCAGAAGTACAAGCATTTAATAGCGCTGGCGGTAAGCGTCTATGCCCATAGTGAATACTGCATCATCTATCATACGAAAGGCTGTATAGATAATGGCTGTACGGTTGGCGAAGTATTGGAAGCGGTAGGTGTCGCCGCCGCACTGGGCGGAGGAAGCGCATTGAGTCAGGCAGTTACAATCGTTATGCAGACACTGGATGAGCTGCAGGAAAATCCGAAACCTATACAATAA
- a CDS encoding metallophosphoesterase: MKVVITGDTHIPGRGKNLPARLLAECDTADLILHTGDWKSMEAVQMFSEFAEVKGVSGNADSEEVKKLFPLQQVIQAGDVRIGLVHGHGEKKTTEKRVIEAFEGVPADVIVFGHSHIPMLRYMNKTLLLNPGSPTDKRKLPHYSFAILHITEEIRAELVFFNDKT, translated from the coding sequence ATGAAAGTTGTGATTACAGGTGATACACATATACCCGGCAGAGGTAAGAATTTGCCGGCACGTTTACTGGCCGAATGCGATACAGCTGACTTAATCTTACATACAGGTGATTGGAAATCGATGGAGGCGGTGCAAATGTTTTCGGAATTTGCGGAAGTTAAGGGCGTATCAGGAAATGCAGATTCTGAAGAAGTCAAAAAGTTATTCCCCTTGCAGCAAGTGATTCAAGCAGGTGATGTGCGAATTGGATTAGTGCATGGGCACGGGGAGAAAAAGACGACGGAGAAACGCGTTATTGAAGCATTTGAAGGAGTGCCTGCCGACGTAATTGTCTTCGGACACTCCCATATTCCTATGCTTCGTTATATGAATAAAACTCTTCTGCTGAATCCCGGATCTCCCACTGACAAACGGAAGCTGCCGCATTATTCATTTGCCATATTGCATATTACCGAAGAAATTCGGGCAGAGCTCGTGTTTTTTAATGATAAAACGTAA
- a CDS encoding purine/pyrimidine permease → MKHLAGGIQWAVFLIASSIAAPIAISHVFGMDPMAASLFMQRTIFLLGIACLIQAFFGHRLPINEGPAGLWWGIYVVYAGMVGIFYTTSTDALQALQSGMLYSGILFIILAATGIITKMKALFTPAITFTYLMLLILQLSGTFIKGMMGVEEAGDHLDPAITVGSLIVLLITFIAMANKRPSVSKYAVLISIALGWGIFLALGKTPAVAKVSDQLIQLPKMFVYGNPVWDSGVLVTAVFITLLLVANMLASIRVMEHLLKHSFHITPPDRLRQGAFASGFIHLLAGVFSAIGSVPISGSAGFVGTTRMPSIKPFIIGSTLLVLITLFPSVMAIFAALPAPVAYAVTFAIFTKMVSMAFDELDADPEKERARKTVALGLMVGVGTMFVPAESLSQLPAIAASTLSNGLITGTILAIMIEQYLMSRQKRKQHSTGKNT, encoded by the coding sequence ATGAAACATCTGGCAGGCGGCATACAATGGGCCGTCTTTCTCATCGCTTCATCCATTGCAGCACCCATCGCCATCTCACATGTATTCGGTATGGATCCGATGGCCGCATCGCTGTTCATGCAACGAACAATATTCCTGCTCGGCATCGCCTGTCTGATTCAGGCATTTTTCGGGCACAGGCTGCCAATCAACGAAGGGCCGGCGGGATTATGGTGGGGGATTTATGTAGTGTATGCCGGGATGGTCGGCATTTTCTATACGACATCAACAGATGCTCTGCAGGCACTGCAAAGCGGTATGCTTTACAGCGGTATACTGTTTATTATATTAGCGGCCACTGGCATCATCACGAAAATGAAGGCGTTATTTACACCCGCCATTACATTTACCTATTTAATGCTGCTGATTTTGCAGTTGAGCGGAACATTCATTAAAGGAATGATGGGTGTTGAAGAAGCAGGGGACCATCTGGATCCTGCCATTACGGTCGGGAGTCTTATCGTTCTGCTGATTACATTTATTGCGATGGCAAATAAACGTCCGTCTGTCTCGAAGTATGCCGTGCTGATATCCATTGCGCTCGGGTGGGGGATTTTCCTGGCACTCGGCAAAACGCCTGCTGTAGCGAAAGTTTCAGATCAGCTGATCCAGCTGCCAAAAATGTTCGTCTACGGCAACCCTGTGTGGGACAGCGGTGTTCTCGTTACGGCAGTATTCATTACATTATTGCTAGTTGCAAACATGCTGGCCTCCATTCGTGTGATGGAACATTTATTGAAACACTCCTTTCATATCACCCCGCCTGACCGTTTGCGCCAAGGAGCATTCGCTTCAGGATTTATCCATCTGCTAGCGGGTGTGTTTTCCGCAATCGGCTCGGTTCCGATTTCAGGTTCTGCGGGATTTGTCGGCACAACACGAATGCCTTCCATCAAACCGTTTATTATCGGCAGTACGCTGCTCGTTCTCATTACACTGTTCCCTAGTGTCATGGCCATATTTGCCGCATTGCCGGCTCCTGTCGCCTATGCAGTGACGTTCGCAATCTTTACGAAGATGGTGTCCATGGCGTTTGATGAACTTGATGCTGATCCGGAAAAGGAACGCGCACGAAAGACGGTGGCATTGGGGCTGATGGTAGGCGTCGGAACTATGTTCGTACCCGCAGAAAGTCTGTCACAACTTCCTGCCATTGCCGCTTCTACATTGTCTAACGGATTGATTACGGGCACGATTCTTGCCATCATGATTGAGCAGTATCTGATGAGCAGACAAAAACGAAAACAGCACAGCACTGGCAAAAACACCTGA